The Desulfonispora thiosulfatigenes DSM 11270 genome window below encodes:
- a CDS encoding ComEC/Rec2 family competence protein, which translates to MGININMKRLFLIILFLVSTLFIGCVQLGGNNESSKFKVHFIDVGQADCILVQDGNSSMLIDAGNNGDADLVVDYIKRQKIDKLNYVIGTHPHEDHIGGLDAVIYNFPIDNLYMPKVSHTTKTFKDVIKAVKDKGLKVKTPLPGTNLNLNTAKVTILAPNSSSYEELNNYSIVVKVEYGDSSFLFTGDAEEISENEMVLNEYNLSADVLKVGHHGSHSSTTPEFLNKVNPKHAVIMVGKDNKYGHPHQESLDKLMDKNIKVYRTDVNGTIVATSDGKDISFGSN; encoded by the coding sequence ATGGGAATAAATATAAATATGAAGAGACTTTTCTTAATAATCTTATTCCTGGTTTCAACCCTTTTTATAGGATGCGTGCAATTAGGTGGAAATAATGAATCTTCAAAATTTAAAGTTCATTTCATTGATGTAGGTCAAGCTGATTGTATTTTAGTGCAAGATGGAAATAGCTCAATGCTGATAGATGCAGGAAATAATGGGGATGCTGATTTAGTAGTAGATTATATTAAAAGACAAAAGATAGATAAACTTAATTATGTTATTGGAACTCATCCTCATGAAGATCATATTGGAGGATTAGATGCTGTAATTTATAATTTCCCGATAGATAACTTATATATGCCAAAGGTTTCGCACACTACTAAAACCTTTAAAGATGTAATAAAGGCTGTAAAAGATAAAGGATTAAAGGTTAAAACTCCACTCCCAGGGACAAACCTTAATTTAAATACGGCAAAGGTTACGATACTAGCACCAAATAGTAGCTCATATGAAGAACTTAATAATTATTCGATAGTGGTTAAAGTAGAATATGGAGATTCCTCTTTCTTATTTACAGGTGATGCTGAAGAAATAAGTGAAAATGAAATGGTTTTAAACGAATATAATTTATCTGCAGATGTTTTAAAGGTAGGACATCATGGAAGTCATTCTTCAACAACACCAGAATTCTTAAATAAGGTTAATCCTAAACATGCTGTAATCATGGTAGGAAAAGACAATAAATATGGTCATCCGCATCAAGAAAGTTTAGATAAATTAATGGATAAGAACATAAAAGTTTATCGTACAGATGTGAATGGAACTATCGTTGCAACCTCAGATGGCAAAGATATATCTTTTGGTTCAAATTAA
- a CDS encoding metallophosphoesterase family protein — translation MEKIKVIHCGDMHFDTAFYGLTRDKSEQRKEDLRENFGRIIDIAKQEKVDLILISGDLFDNLSTMKTTIDFIIKKLQEIPHIKVFIAPGNHDPYFNKSYYTMLKWPENVHIFKDEINHVLLPELNTCVYGIGFGNQHEPESLIEGFSIDRPELINIMVLHGDVVSSSQLTEYNPITIKQIENSGLDYLALGHKHAFTKINKNANTSWAYCGTPEGKGFDELGPKGIIIGEIGKDYINLKFREISKRIYYEIDVDIRGCLTYEDIKQIITKMTALDKQRQNNLYKIILIGEIEQGFNISTLIVEEKIKDEFYFVKVIDNTELKINFEVLAKEYSLLGIFTNNMRSLLENCSDDNEKKLYEDALKMGLQVLKNEEVK, via the coding sequence GTGGAAAAGATAAAAGTAATTCATTGCGGTGATATGCACTTTGATACAGCTTTTTATGGTTTAACTAGGGATAAATCAGAACAACGGAAGGAAGATTTGAGGGAGAATTTTGGACGGATAATTGATATAGCAAAACAAGAAAAAGTAGATTTAATTTTAATTAGCGGGGATCTCTTTGATAACTTAAGCACAATGAAAACTACGATAGATTTTATCATCAAAAAGCTTCAGGAAATTCCTCATATTAAAGTATTTATTGCACCAGGTAATCATGATCCTTACTTTAATAAGTCCTATTATACAATGTTAAAATGGCCAGAAAATGTTCATATTTTTAAAGATGAAATAAATCATGTATTATTACCTGAATTAAATACATGTGTATATGGTATAGGTTTTGGTAATCAGCATGAGCCTGAATCTTTAATAGAGGGCTTTTCAATTGACCGCCCTGAATTGATTAATATAATGGTATTACATGGTGATGTAGTGAGTTCTAGTCAATTAACGGAATATAATCCAATCACTATCAAGCAAATTGAAAATAGTGGATTAGATTATCTAGCTTTAGGTCATAAACATGCTTTTACAAAGATTAATAAAAATGCAAATACTTCCTGGGCCTATTGTGGTACACCTGAGGGAAAAGGATTTGATGAGCTAGGGCCAAAAGGGATTATTATTGGTGAAATTGGAAAAGATTATATAAATTTAAAATTCCGAGAAATTTCAAAGCGAATTTATTATGAAATAGATGTGGATATTAGGGGTTGTCTTACTTATGAGGACATAAAACAAATTATTACGAAGATGACTGCCCTTGATAAACAAAGACAGAATAATTTATATAAAATTATCTTAATAGGTGAAATAGAGCAAGGATTTAATATTTCTACCCTCATTGTCGAAGAAAAGATTAAAGACGAGTTTTATTTTGTGAAAGTAATCGATAATACTGAATTAAAAATAAATTTCGAAGTATTAGCAAAGGAATATTCCTTATTGGGTATTTTTACTAATAATATGCGTAGTTTACTAGAAAATTGTAGCGATGATAATGAGAAAAAATTATACGAAGATGCTTTAAAAATGGGACTTCAAGTATTAAAAAATGAGGAGGTGAAATAG
- a CDS encoding DUF6530 family protein — MKIPTTLKHKPVIVSENYENVDGRDAYNSDTKGLSLGLAQWNDRGKVDISAKVWRHTGGKWSRQSEELPLHRVLDLAILVCRTKLHFQDAYRYENLYDPKDPIIDRVGLQGDAMTVEICTDNSKINEDIKLFSQALSDDGEMIGERLRTLSRILKEMGY, encoded by the coding sequence ATGAAAATACCAACTACTTTAAAACATAAACCAGTCATTGTATCAGAAAACTATGAAAATGTTGATGGCAGGGATGCCTATAATTCTGATACGAAAGGGCTTTCATTAGGGTTAGCACAGTGGAATGATCGAGGAAAGGTAGATATTTCAGCTAAAGTATGGAGACATACAGGAGGAAAATGGTCAAGACAGTCAGAGGAATTGCCCCTACACCGTGTATTAGATCTTGCAATTTTAGTTTGCAGAACAAAACTTCATTTTCAAGATGCGTATCGTTATGAAAACTTATATGACCCAAAAGACCCAATAATTGATAGAGTGGGTTTACAGGGCGATGCCATGACAGTAGAAATATGTACAGATAATTCAAAGATAAATGAGGATATTAAATTATTTAGTCAAGCACTTAGTGATGATGGCGAAATGATTGGAGAACGTCTGCGTACATTATCAAGAATATTAAAGGAAATGGGTTATTAA
- a CDS encoding PEP/pyruvate-binding domain-containing protein, with protein MNKKIYPFTNKDIPPLSVVGGKAKALIETSRAGFPVPEGFVLSVEFFSPWLKEIKSSSEWSELLLNVTRQQCDIVKSKARKLIFDEWQKLELDKVLSNFKTGIPFAVRSSSPEEDLEGTSFAGMYETSLGIKAEELEKNIASAFSSCFDFRVIEYKRKNKVNLENTQIAVIVQRQIASDVSGVGFSLNPTNNSYDEVMINASFGLGESIVSGIVTPDTYVVDSVKNEIIEKRIGDKQSALWIKSEGGIIKKDTNNCNEQALTDEQIFELTDLIKKCERYYEKPMDTEWAFEENKLYLLQSRPITTYLSLFPELLTKPGEMKKIYIDVMGLTQGFTESMSVLGMEIWTRVVDELKGDIMPSSIDGIMPALHGRQYINVSNCIAAWGLFATKQFLKKYDDNVKKIFSDIDLAREYKPAKTPENLKNLKFGMLKMVFPMIPSTIKAKFSDYKEVVNEYNSTASNIFSHIKILKSDKGFSEIVDLAIKDLETIMNKMGITIAGMSAFASIKRMFKSKDVEKLVIALGMDLEGNPTSQMGHLLFKLASYDDFQKTKSVEEFLVKVKEKSYSIEFMKDYEEYLNKFGARGFMEIDVASKRVYEDPRLLYEKLININIKDSQILNVKTKREEAYNKLLAVAKEGGFDKKFEKQAEIYQATFGYREHPKYVIVMICAKLHDIALEIGEKFVQEGILDDKWHIFDLHSKDITNAQKDEKIDLKAIRDRNLAPYKKVAHIKDWPLVIDSRGKIFKPKINAEDGDLLGTAIAPGIARGRAKLLRMPYEKPLNPGEILVAKATEPSWTPIFINAAGVIMEVGGPLQHGGIIAREYGIPCVSGMLGIMDIIKDGDLLEVDGSNGIVRIIEVGKKTYR; from the coding sequence ATGAATAAAAAAATTTATCCTTTTACAAATAAAGATATTCCCCCATTATCAGTAGTTGGTGGCAAGGCAAAAGCACTTATCGAAACTTCAAGGGCAGGTTTTCCTGTTCCAGAAGGGTTTGTTTTATCTGTAGAATTCTTTAGTCCTTGGCTTAAGGAAATTAAAAGTTCAAGTGAATGGTCTGAATTACTTTTAAATGTTACAAGACAGCAATGTGACATAGTAAAATCAAAAGCGAGAAAGTTAATATTTGATGAATGGCAAAAATTAGAACTAGATAAGGTTTTAAGTAATTTTAAAACAGGGATACCTTTTGCTGTACGTTCCTCTTCACCTGAAGAAGATTTAGAAGGCACTAGTTTTGCAGGTATGTATGAAACCTCTCTTGGCATAAAGGCAGAGGAACTTGAAAAAAATATAGCTTCAGCATTTTCTTCTTGCTTTGACTTTAGGGTTATAGAGTATAAAAGAAAAAATAAAGTAAACCTTGAAAATACACAGATAGCCGTTATCGTGCAGAGACAAATTGCTTCAGATGTAAGTGGTGTAGGTTTTTCCCTTAATCCTACTAATAATAGCTATGATGAAGTAATGATTAATGCATCTTTTGGTCTTGGGGAAAGTATAGTATCAGGCATAGTTACCCCTGATACCTATGTAGTAGATAGTGTTAAAAATGAAATTATTGAAAAAAGAATAGGTGATAAACAATCAGCACTATGGATTAAAAGTGAAGGTGGAATTATTAAAAAAGATACTAATAATTGCAATGAGCAGGCACTTACTGATGAGCAAATTTTCGAGCTAACCGATCTTATTAAAAAATGTGAAAGGTATTATGAAAAGCCGATGGATACAGAGTGGGCTTTTGAAGAAAATAAATTATACTTATTACAATCACGACCTATTACAACATATCTTTCCTTATTTCCAGAACTTTTAACGAAACCAGGAGAAATGAAGAAAATCTATATTGATGTAATGGGACTTACCCAAGGTTTTACGGAAAGTATGTCTGTATTAGGCATGGAAATATGGACAAGAGTTGTGGATGAATTAAAAGGTGATATTATGCCAAGTTCTATAGACGGAATTATGCCAGCTCTCCATGGCAGACAGTATATAAATGTTTCTAACTGTATTGCTGCTTGGGGGTTATTTGCAACCAAACAATTTTTAAAAAAATATGATGACAATGTAAAGAAAATATTTTCTGATATAGATTTAGCTAGAGAATACAAACCCGCAAAAACACCAGAAAATTTAAAGAATTTAAAATTTGGTATGCTAAAAATGGTTTTCCCCATGATACCTTCTACTATAAAAGCAAAGTTCTCAGATTATAAAGAGGTTGTGAACGAATATAATAGCACAGCAAGTAATATATTCTCTCATATTAAAATACTGAAATCAGATAAAGGTTTTAGTGAAATAGTTGACCTTGCAATAAAAGACCTTGAAACTATAATGAATAAAATGGGAATAACTATAGCTGGTATGTCCGCATTTGCTTCTATTAAGAGAATGTTTAAAAGCAAGGATGTAGAAAAACTGGTAATTGCACTAGGCATGGATTTAGAAGGGAATCCAACTAGTCAAATGGGTCATTTATTGTTTAAACTTGCTTCTTATGATGATTTTCAGAAAACCAAATCTGTAGAGGAATTTTTGGTAAAAGTTAAAGAAAAATCATATTCAATAGAATTTATGAAGGATTATGAAGAGTATTTAAATAAGTTTGGAGCAAGGGGCTTTATGGAGATAGATGTTGCTTCTAAAAGGGTATATGAAGATCCTAGATTGCTATATGAGAAACTTATAAATATTAATATTAAGGATAGTCAAATTTTAAATGTAAAAACAAAAAGAGAAGAAGCTTATAATAAATTACTTGCGGTAGCTAAAGAAGGGGGTTTTGATAAAAAGTTTGAAAAACAAGCCGAAATTTATCAAGCAACTTTTGGTTATAGAGAGCATCCTAAATATGTCATTGTAATGATATGTGCAAAACTTCATGATATTGCCCTTGAAATCGGAGAAAAATTTGTGCAAGAGGGTATACTTGATGATAAATGGCATATATTTGATCTTCATTCTAAAGACATCACTAACGCTCAAAAGGATGAAAAGATTGACCTTAAGGCTATAAGAGATAGAAATCTTGCTCCTTATAAAAAGGTTGCCCATATCAAGGATTGGCCACTTGTAATTGATAGTAGAGGTAAAATATTTAAACCAAAAATTAATGCTGAAGATGGTGATTTGCTTGGTACTGCCATAGCCCCTGGTATTGCAAGAGGTAGGGCTAAGTTACTTAGAATGCCATATGAGAAACCTTTAAATCCAGGTGAAATATTAGTAGCTAAAGCAACGGAGCCATCCTGGACACCAATTTTCATAAATGCAGCAGGAGTTATAATGGAAGTAGGAGGACCTCTTCAACATGGAGGCATAATAGCTAGAGAATATGGTATTCCTTGTGTAAGCGGAATGCTTGGTATCATGGATATTATCAAAGATGGAGATTTGCTTGAAGTGGATGGATCAAATGGAATAGTTAGAATAATTGAAGTTGGCAAAAAAACATATAGATAG
- a CDS encoding sodium:solute symporter family protein, with the protein MKIVFGCIVGYLILTNILGLAVGRKVKSTPDFLVGGSNFGWLFLVAILCGCWEGSGASIGITQQAFDKGMYPGFYTGFFAVGLVLASFFIVPILRRLKILTLPEFIGTLYGEKGRFATAILWLCQDLIVLSMQFLGAAGIFAALFNIPVHYGILITLVSVAGYMIMGGMVAAAWTNIMHTGIMLLSAALAVPLALNYAGGFDGAVATLPQSYFNVSGMGFTTLLGWFLAISSGPIIHQITFNVAASAKNTKDAKNSFLISASIIALFSIPFAILGIMAKTYLPEATNLMALPMIAMEISPWFAGILLAGVMAAILSTLAPMLFSSPTVFVNDIYKQLRKNTTEKEILLVTRLSSAATLFIGMGLALLVKSIVSATVFAFTFRLIVLFGVVLPLMFASLRFITIAGGLIGISVGAIAPVLSQFVFHSSLAGMYWAAGGVIVGMILGSLLTRNSSPKIQSIWFYIKKRNIEDNNNILS; encoded by the coding sequence ATGAAGATTGTATTTGGTTGCATTGTCGGATATCTGATTTTAACCAATATCCTTGGTCTTGCTGTTGGACGAAAGGTAAAATCGACGCCTGATTTCTTAGTTGGTGGTAGTAACTTTGGTTGGTTATTTTTAGTCGCAATTCTTTGTGGTTGTTGGGAAGGTTCTGGTGCTTCTATAGGTATTACCCAACAAGCTTTTGATAAAGGAATGTATCCTGGCTTTTATACTGGTTTCTTTGCAGTAGGATTAGTTTTAGCTTCTTTTTTCATTGTACCAATTCTTCGTAGATTAAAAATCTTAACTCTACCAGAGTTTATTGGTACTTTATATGGGGAAAAGGGACGTTTTGCAACTGCTATTTTATGGCTTTGTCAAGATTTAATCGTTCTTTCGATGCAATTTCTAGGTGCTGCAGGTATATTTGCTGCCTTATTTAATATTCCTGTCCACTATGGTATTTTAATTACCTTGGTTAGTGTTGCTGGCTATATGATTATGGGTGGAATGGTCGCCGCTGCCTGGACTAATATTATGCATACTGGAATAATGTTATTGTCAGCGGCACTTGCTGTACCTTTAGCTTTAAACTATGCTGGTGGCTTTGACGGAGCTGTAGCTACACTTCCTCAAAGTTATTTCAATGTATCAGGTATGGGGTTCACTACTTTATTAGGTTGGTTTTTAGCTATTTCTTCTGGACCTATCATTCATCAAATTACCTTTAATGTTGCAGCTAGTGCTAAAAATACAAAAGATGCAAAAAACAGTTTCTTAATTTCTGCAAGTATTATCGCTTTATTTTCTATTCCTTTTGCAATCTTAGGAATTATGGCTAAAACATATCTTCCTGAAGCAACAAACTTAATGGCGCTTCCGATGATTGCTATGGAAATTAGTCCATGGTTTGCAGGTATCTTACTAGCAGGTGTTATGGCTGCAATTCTTTCAACTTTAGCACCGATGCTATTTTCTTCACCAACAGTATTTGTAAACGATATCTATAAACAATTACGTAAAAATACTACTGAAAAAGAAATCCTATTAGTAACAAGATTAAGTTCAGCTGCTACTTTATTTATTGGAATGGGGTTAGCTTTATTAGTTAAATCAATTGTATCTGCTACCGTATTTGCCTTTACTTTCCGCTTAATAGTTTTATTTGGAGTAGTTCTTCCTTTAATGTTTGCTTCATTAAGATTCATTACTATTGCAGGCGGTTTAATTGGTATCAGCGTTGGAGCTATCGCACCAGTTCTTTCTCAGTTTGTCTTCCATTCTTCTTTAGCAGGAATGTACTGGGCAGCAGGTGGAGTTATTGTTGGTATGATCCTTGGAAGTCTTTTAACTAGAAATAGTAGCCCTAAAATTCAAAGTATTTGGTTTTATATTAAAAAGCGTAATATTGAAGACAACAATAATATTTTAAGTTAA
- a CDS encoding DUF3006 domain-containing protein, whose translation MKVIIDRFAGNYAICENENREMIDIEKNKLPVEAKEGDVLIIERNNISIDYEETAKRKLAAEKLLDDLWE comes from the coding sequence ATGAAAGTCATAATTGATAGATTTGCAGGAAATTATGCAATTTGTGAAAACGAAAACAGAGAAATGATAGATATTGAAAAAAACAAATTGCCAGTAGAGGCAAAAGAAGGAGATGTACTAATAATAGAGCGCAATAATATCTCTATTGATTACGAAGAAACAGCAAAAAGAAAATTAGCAGCAGAGAAATTATTAGATGATCTTTGGGAATAA
- the hisS gene encoding histidine--tRNA ligase, with amino-acid sequence MIKETARGTRDFLPEEVELRENMKETILKTYQKLGFKQIETPLIENIENLEGSEGGENLSLIFKILKRGEKLDLESKNLADLGLRYDLTLPLARYYANNQNNLEVPFKVVQVGNVFRAEKPQKGRFRQFIQCDIDIIGEDEVTAEIELIYATSRALKQLGFADFTIEINDRRYLKEKYLNAGFTEDKFMSFCIILDKIDKIGQEKVTEELVKAGYEAEKIDNLFKSFESECENEDLQFVMKSFEDAKDVKIKYNPFLIRGMGYYTGIIFEIKDNELGLAIAGGGRYDGMIGQFQKDKVSAVGFSIGFERVYEILKKLDHKKAEVKEKVALVYDKENVGKALAYLEEHGDKENQTIGIYRVKNKNKIGKLLKKIEQNGYGEIVKILND; translated from the coding sequence ATGATAAAAGAAACAGCACGTGGAACTAGAGATTTTCTTCCGGAAGAAGTTGAGTTAAGAGAAAACATGAAAGAAACAATACTCAAAACTTACCAAAAATTAGGCTTTAAACAAATTGAAACTCCTTTAATTGAAAACATAGAAAACTTAGAAGGCAGCGAGGGTGGAGAAAACCTTAGTTTGATTTTCAAAATTCTAAAAAGAGGAGAAAAGTTAGATTTAGAAAGTAAAAACTTAGCAGATTTAGGTTTGCGATATGATTTAACCCTGCCTTTAGCAAGATACTATGCAAATAATCAAAATAATTTAGAAGTACCATTTAAAGTAGTACAAGTAGGTAATGTATTTAGAGCTGAAAAACCACAAAAAGGACGTTTTAGACAATTTATTCAATGTGATATTGATATAATTGGGGAGGATGAAGTAACAGCTGAAATAGAACTTATCTATGCTACCAGCAGAGCCTTAAAACAATTAGGATTTGCTGATTTCACCATAGAAATCAATGATAGAAGATATTTAAAAGAAAAATATTTAAATGCTGGATTTACAGAAGATAAGTTCATGAGCTTTTGCATTATCTTGGATAAAATAGACAAGATAGGACAAGAAAAGGTTACAGAAGAATTAGTGAAAGCAGGCTATGAAGCTGAGAAAATAGATAATCTCTTTAAAAGTTTTGAATCTGAATGTGAAAATGAAGATTTGCAGTTTGTAATGAAAAGTTTTGAAGATGCAAAAGACGTTAAGATAAAATACAATCCTTTTTTAATCCGTGGTATGGGTTATTATACAGGCATAATTTTTGAGATAAAAGATAATGAATTAGGCTTAGCTATCGCTGGTGGTGGTAGGTATGATGGCATGATTGGTCAATTTCAAAAGGATAAAGTTTCAGCTGTGGGATTTTCAATTGGTTTTGAGCGTGTATATGAAATTCTTAAAAAGCTTGACCATAAAAAGGCTGAGGTAAAAGAAAAAGTCGCGCTAGTTTATGATAAAGAAAATGTAGGTAAAGCTTTAGCTTATTTAGAGGAACATGGGGATAAAGAAAATCAGACTATCGGTATTTATAGAGTTAAAAATAAGAATAAAATAGGTAAACTCTTAAAGAAAATAGAGCAAAATGGTTATGGCGAAATTGTCAAAATCTTAAATGACTAA
- a CDS encoding AAA family ATPase, translating into MLLKKLKINSFGKLKDLEIEFSKGLNVIYGKNEAGKSTMQAFIKAMLYGMNSRKQDIRENDRKRYEPLNGDKASGELYYLDRDNNEYLIRKTFGSSKSYDRKEVINAITGKKVDQINADAPGVELLGIGEEAFERSLFIRQLGSEVSRDKKDELMNKLTNLHQSGDENVSYWTALNMLEEFKREYTTPRGMGKLDNISEEYSHLKQERISILRLHEENISDQLEVKNKEHQIAEITRQIKELDHKKTRLRQFKTYQEYENILKYYNQLEILLQQVKDAKLDLKFADLVVDETYIEKLKELDNEYRNLQERFKEVEEKNKELFSQKQEKEEKLKDFQGFDTFEEQIELKTHNVANEIKNITKNIEEINNLKVELDTQKEKLSKEREKLGSLIKLEQVNEKLESEIENNEQRINNLKQQLGSDAKLDNLELRKDIILEKANTNKLITFSGVALVIGGLIGGFFQNYIFILSILGLLLTGFGFSRKGNIAKDLHKIEEEIQRSKNDNEIHQEINILTKSLQEVYMELAVTGYQDFRLKMRQYNEHKTEIELLKNGIKAKENILVREDLEKLTKELTAHTEYIQSILLTSKTEDIQEFTNKVQNYKDYLSELANIQDELAKSNAWVTEIKEKVKEKETALNTELAKVNEDSSDLLKINTIIQKLLEKLQRKNESERKFTSTKQTYEELLKVREISAIKDYVSSNTFTSEDELSFKNSNEEEIDKSKTAKNGELLACEKELRDLENKIKNRFSNTNTLDEIDEQLGDLEEKIKSYQQKIKVIDIAIANINKSFEEIQRSFGPKLNKQVGNILSKITLGKYSEIKISEDYDIKVIDPSSSSDLEVGYFSNGTWDQIYFALRLGIVNLIFDPEDSFPIILDDAFIQYDDLRLKAVLEYLYDYSKEKQCFLFTCRSREVECVKAYSDVNFITLKN; encoded by the coding sequence GTGTTACTTAAAAAACTAAAGATTAATAGCTTTGGGAAATTAAAGGATCTGGAAATTGAATTTAGTAAAGGTTTAAATGTGATATATGGAAAAAATGAAGCAGGTAAAAGTACGATGCAAGCTTTTATTAAAGCTATGCTATATGGGATGAATTCAAGGAAGCAAGATATCCGTGAAAATGATCGAAAAAGATATGAACCCTTAAATGGGGATAAAGCATCAGGTGAATTATATTATTTAGATCGAGATAATAATGAATATTTAATTAGAAAAACCTTTGGATCTTCAAAATCTTATGATCGAAAAGAAGTAATAAATGCAATTACTGGAAAAAAGGTTGATCAGATAAATGCTGATGCACCTGGAGTTGAACTTCTAGGAATTGGGGAAGAAGCTTTTGAAAGATCACTTTTTATTAGACAATTAGGCTCAGAAGTTTCTAGAGATAAAAAAGACGAATTAATGAATAAATTAACTAATCTGCACCAAAGCGGGGATGAAAATGTTTCTTATTGGACGGCACTAAATATGCTAGAAGAATTCAAAAGGGAATATACCACACCTAGAGGAATGGGAAAATTAGATAATATTTCCGAGGAATATTCTCATTTAAAGCAAGAACGAATTTCTATTTTAAGACTTCATGAAGAAAATATAAGCGATCAATTAGAAGTTAAAAATAAAGAGCACCAAATAGCTGAAATTACGAGACAGATTAAAGAATTGGATCATAAAAAAACAAGATTAAGACAATTTAAAACTTATCAAGAATATGAAAATATTTTAAAATATTATAATCAGTTAGAAATACTGTTACAACAAGTGAAAGATGCAAAACTTGATTTAAAGTTTGCTGATTTAGTTGTTGATGAAACATATATAGAAAAATTAAAAGAATTAGATAATGAATATAGAAATCTCCAAGAAAGATTTAAAGAAGTAGAAGAGAAAAACAAAGAACTATTTTCCCAAAAACAAGAAAAGGAAGAAAAACTTAAAGATTTTCAAGGATTTGATACCTTTGAAGAACAAATAGAGTTAAAAACTCATAATGTGGCAAATGAAATTAAAAATATTACCAAAAATATAGAAGAAATAAACAATTTAAAGGTAGAATTAGATACTCAAAAAGAAAAATTGAGCAAGGAAAGAGAGAAGTTAGGATCATTAATTAAATTGGAGCAAGTTAATGAAAAATTAGAAAGTGAAATTGAAAATAATGAACAAAGGATAAATAACTTAAAACAACAGCTTGGCTCAGATGCTAAGCTGGATAATCTTGAACTTAGGAAAGATATTATCCTAGAAAAAGCAAATACCAATAAGTTGATAACATTTAGTGGGGTAGCCCTTGTTATTGGGGGATTAATCGGAGGTTTTTTTCAAAACTATATTTTTATACTTTCAATACTTGGATTATTATTAACTGGTTTTGGATTTAGTAGAAAGGGTAATATTGCGAAAGATTTACATAAAATAGAGGAAGAAATACAGAGGTCAAAAAATGATAATGAAATCCACCAAGAAATTAATATTCTAACAAAAAGTCTGCAAGAAGTTTATATGGAATTAGCTGTAACAGGATATCAAGATTTTCGTTTAAAAATGAGGCAATATAATGAACATAAAACTGAAATTGAATTGCTTAAAAATGGGATTAAAGCTAAAGAAAATATCTTAGTAAGAGAAGACTTAGAAAAATTAACTAAAGAATTAACTGCGCATACTGAGTATATACAGTCTATTTTGTTAACAAGTAAAACGGAAGATATACAAGAATTCACTAATAAAGTACAAAATTATAAAGATTATCTCTCTGAATTAGCTAATATTCAGGATGAACTAGCAAAAAGTAATGCGTGGGTTACTGAAATAAAGGAAAAGGTAAAAGAAAAGGAAACAGCATTAAATACAGAGTTAGCTAAAGTTAATGAAGATAGTAGTGATTTACTTAAAATTAATACTATAATTCAAAAATTACTAGAAAAATTACAGAGAAAGAATGAAAGTGAACGAAAGTTTACCTCAACAAAACAAACTTATGAAGAACTACTAAAAGTTAGAGAAATATCAGCTATAAAAGACTATGTATCAAGTAATACCTTTACCAGTGAGGACGAATTAAGTTTTAAGAATAGTAATGAAGAGGAAATTGATAAGAGCAAAACTGCCAAAAATGGAGAATTACTGGCTTGTGAAAAGGAATTACGAGATTTAGAGAATAAAATAAAGAATCGTTTTAGTAATACCAATACACTTGATGAAATTGATGAACAGCTAGGAGATCTAGAAGAAAAAATTAAATCATACCAACAAAAAATTAAGGTGATAGACATCGCAATCGCTAATATTAATAAATCTTTTGAGGAAATTCAAAGAAGCTTTGGACCTAAGTTAAATAAACAGGTAGGTAATATATTAAGTAAAATAACCTTAGGTAAATATTCGGAAATTAAAATCTCGGAAGACTATGATATTAAAGTAATTGATCCTTCATCATCTAGTGACCTAGAAGTGGGTTATTTTAGTAATGGTACTTGGGATCAGATATATTTTGCTTTAAGATTGGGGATTGTTAATTTAATCTTTGATCCTGAGGATTCATTCCCAATAATTTTAGATGACGCCTTTATCCAGTACGATGACTTAAGATTAAAAGCTGTCCTGGAATACCTATATGATTATTCTAAGGAAAAACAGTGCTTTTTATTTACGTGTAGAAGCAGAGAAGTTGAGTGTGTCAAAGCCTATTCAGATGTGAATTTTATTACGTTAAAAAATTAA